In one Arenibacter antarcticus genomic region, the following are encoded:
- a CDS encoding type II toxin-antitoxin system HigA family antitoxin, giving the protein MKITPIRNEKDYQNALERLELIFDAKKDTEHGDELEILSILIDRYENENFPIGMPDPIEAIKFRMEQMGMKQKDLAEVVGFKSRVSEILNKKRKLNLDMIRKLNTILHIPTEVLVQDY; this is encoded by the coding sequence ATGAAAATTACACCTATCAGAAACGAAAAGGATTATCAGAATGCTCTGGAAAGGCTCGAACTAATTTTTGATGCAAAAAAAGATACCGAACATGGTGACGAGCTCGAAATCTTATCTATTCTGATCGATCGTTATGAAAACGAGAATTTCCCGATCGGAATGCCGGACCCTATTGAAGCAATTAAATTCCGAATGGAGCAGATGGGAATGAAACAAAAAGATTTAGCAGAGGTTGTTGGTTTTAAGAGCAGGGTTAGCGAGATTCTAAACAAAAAACGCAAACTCAACTTGGATATGATAAGAAAACTCAACACGATTTTACATATTCCAACCGAGGTACTGGTACAAGACTATTAA
- a CDS encoding type II toxin-antitoxin system HigB family toxin: MRVIAKRTLRDFWTKHTDSEQQLTAWYRETEKSEFKNLNELKKNYPSASILNDNRIVFNIKGNKYRLIVKVNFEYQICWIRFVGTHAEYDKINANEI; the protein is encoded by the coding sequence TTGAGGGTAATTGCAAAACGGACATTGAGGGACTTTTGGACGAAGCACACAGATAGCGAACAGCAATTGACAGCTTGGTACAGGGAGACTGAAAAATCGGAATTTAAGAACTTGAACGAATTAAAAAAAAATTATCCGAGCGCCAGCATATTGAACGACAACCGGATTGTTTTTAATATAAAAGGAAACAAATACCGGCTAATCGTAAAGGTCAATTTCGAGTACCAAATTTGCTGGATTCGCTTTGTCGGAACCCATGCAGAATATGACAAGATAAACGCAAACGAAATTTAA